A window from uncultured Desulfobacter sp. encodes these proteins:
- a CDS encoding radical SAM protein, which translates to MYYYIDVVGSCNLRCPSCPVGSLKHTGRPEGLMERARFNQILDKIDQAYLDQEVSICLFNWGEPLLHPQLPHLIDDVRHRDWPCIISSNMNCNIDFSSIVAAGPTNWRISISGANQETYGRTHKKGRIDKVLRAMKGLREQMDIHPNNIDVEIFYHLYRSNLGEELESMQNLSREMGFRFNALPAHMMPMENYLHFKNGTLGENAASLLDEYLIPPEELLMLTSDFLSDQACELLDHTIAIGHDGSVDLCCATYEQGQKVANDFCTLTPEELKACRKASPACRMCKELGIHKLYDAIAPSNPALKGLLMPRLNQLDPSGLASAIIGLTE; encoded by the coding sequence GTGTATTATTATATTGATGTTGTCGGTTCATGTAACTTACGCTGCCCATCATGTCCTGTGGGCTCACTCAAACATACAGGCCGACCAGAAGGCCTAATGGAACGGGCACGTTTCAATCAAATTCTGGACAAGATAGATCAGGCATACTTGGATCAAGAGGTTTCCATATGTCTGTTTAACTGGGGGGAGCCTTTGTTGCATCCCCAACTGCCGCATCTGATCGACGATGTACGTCACCGGGACTGGCCTTGCATCATTTCCAGCAATATGAACTGTAACATCGATTTTTCGTCAATTGTCGCTGCCGGCCCGACAAACTGGCGGATATCGATATCCGGTGCCAACCAGGAGACTTACGGGCGGACCCATAAAAAAGGACGGATAGACAAGGTCTTGAGGGCCATGAAAGGCTTAAGGGAACAGATGGACATTCATCCCAACAACATAGATGTCGAAATTTTTTATCACCTTTACCGCAGCAATCTGGGAGAAGAACTGGAAAGCATGCAGAACCTGTCCCGGGAAATGGGCTTTAGGTTCAACGCCCTTCCGGCCCACATGATGCCGATGGAAAACTATCTTCACTTCAAAAACGGAACCTTGGGTGAAAACGCAGCCAGCCTTCTTGATGAGTATCTGATTCCTCCAGAAGAACTATTGATGTTGACATCGGACTTTTTAAGCGATCAAGCATGCGAATTGCTTGACCATACAATTGCTATTGGCCATGACGGTTCTGTGGATCTTTGCTGCGCCACCTATGAACAGGGCCAAAAAGTTGCCAATGATTTTTGCACCTTAACGCCGGAAGAATTGAAGGCATGCAGGAAAGCATCCCCGGCCTGCCGGATGTGCAAGGAGCTGGGAATCCATAAGCTTTATGATGCCATCGCCCCCTCGAATCCTGCTCTCAAAGGCCTGTTGATGCCGCGTTTAAACCAGCTTGATCCATCAGGGCTTGCCTCGGCGATTATAGGCTTGACAGAATAA